In one Rutidosis leptorrhynchoides isolate AG116_Rl617_1_P2 chromosome 8, CSIRO_AGI_Rlap_v1, whole genome shotgun sequence genomic region, the following are encoded:
- the LOC139862293 gene encoding pentatricopeptide repeat-containing protein At3g49170, chloroplastic, whose product MSILCLLPPAKLTPNSYKSTKPPSNKSVKPLKNPTFEPLKDRLISLSNVGQIHEAIKVLDVMTQQHQLTPDLTTFSVLLKSCIRTRNFELGRLVHSKLNQSGIKLDSIVLNSLISLYSKCGDWATAKTIFDSMGDDNNRLRDLVSWSAMISCFAHNRMESQALLTFVEMLRHGEFPNQFCFSAAIQACCNRDYAWFGEAIFGFVIKTGYIDSDVCVGCALVDLFAKGFHDLESAQKVFDKMPERNSVTWTLLITRYAQFGYHEDGIELFLSMLFAGFTPDRFTLSSVLSACAELGFVSVGQQLHSWVVKLGLCLDVYIGCSLVDMYAKCMTAQPMEDARKVFERMASHNVMSWTAIITGYVQSGGLDETAIELYCKMITQGDVLPNHFTYSSLFKACGSLSNLEIGKQIHNHAVKSGQVSVNCVGNSLISMYARSGSMEDAQKAFDVLLEKNLISYNAIVDGYVRNTSSDEAFKMFNRAEETQTGVDSFTFASLLSAAASLGAVGKGEEMHARLMKSGFSSNLRVCNALISMYSRCGDIEAAARVFNKMVERNVISWTSIITGYAKHGLATRALEKFDQMLEAGVKPNEVTYIAVLSACSHVGMIEEGLQHLNSMYQEHKLTPKMEHYACVVDLLGRSGSLEKAMDFINSMPFKADALVWRTLLGACQVHGNTELGKLCAKMITEQDVDDPSAYILLSNLYASKGEWEKVAEIRKTMKERNLIKEAGCSWIEADNQTHKFYVGDTCHPRAHEIYKELDQLVTDIKKLGYVPDTSFVLHEVDEKEKEGYLVQHSEKIAVAFGLISMSKMKPIRVFKNLRVCGDCHTAMKYISMAREKEIVVRDSNRFHHFKNGSCSCNDYW is encoded by the coding sequence ATGTCAATTCTATGTCTTCTCCCTCCCGCCAAATTGACACCAAATTCTTACAAATCCACAAAACCACCTTCCAACAAATCCGTTAAACCCCTAAAAAACCCAACTTTTGAACCCTTAAAAGACCGATTAATAAGTCTATCCAACGTGGGTCAGATTCATGAAGCAATTAAAGTCCTTGATGTTATGACTCAACAACACCAACTCACACCTGACCTCACCACCTTCTCTGTCCTCCTTAAATCTTGCATCCGAACTCGTAATTTTGAACTCGGAAGACTCGTTCATTCCAAACTCAACCAATCTGGGATTAAACTCGACTCAATTGTACTTAACTCGCTTATAAGTTTGTATTCCAAATGTGGGGATTGGGCTACGGCCAAAACGATATTTGATTCCATGGGTGATGATAATAACAGGTTGAGGGATTTGGTTTCTTGGAGTGCTATGATATCATGTTTCGCGCATAACCGAATGGAGTCCCAAGCTTTGCTAACATTTGTTGAGATGCTTAGACATGGAGAGTTTCCGAATCAGTTTTGTTTTTCAGCTGCAATTCAAGCATGTTGTAACAGAGATTATGCTTGGTTTGGAGAAGCAATTTTCGGGTTTGTAATTAAGACAGGGTATATCGATTCTGATGTGTGTGTAGGGTGTGCTTTGGTTGATTTGTTTGCTAAAGGTTTTCACGACCTGGAATCTGCTCagaaggtgtttgataaaatgccaGAAAGAAATTCGGTTACGTGGACTTTGCTGATCACTAGGTATGCGCAATTTGGATATCATGAAGATGGGATTGAATTGTTTTTGAGCATGCTATTTGCCGGGTTTACACCTGACAGGTTTACCCTAAGTAGTGTTCTGTCTGCATGTGCTGAACTGGGATTTGTTTCGGTTGGTCAACAACTGCATTCGTGGGTAGTTAAGTTAGGTTTGTGTTTGGATGTGTATATCGGGTGCAGTCTTGTGGACATGTATGCAAAGTGTATGACTGCTCAACCAATGGAGGATGCTAGAAAAGTTTTCGAAAGGATGGCCAGTCATAATGTGATGTCTTGGACCGCAATCATTACAGGATATGTGCAAAGTGGAGGTCTTGATGAAACTGCGATTGAACTCTACTGCAAGATGATCACACAAGGTGATGTCTTACCAAATCATTTTACTTATTCCAGCCTTTTTAAGGCATGTGGAAGTCTTTCAAATCTGGAAATCGGTAAACAAATTCATAACCATGCAGTAAAATCAGGTCAAGTGTCTGTGAACTGCGTGGGTAATTCGCTTATTAGCATGTACGCCCGATCTGGTAGCATGGAAGATGCCCAAAAGGCCTTTGATGTTTTACTCGAGAAGAACTTAATCTCTTACAATGCCATTGTAGATGGGTATGTTAGAAATACGAGTTCTGATGAAGCCTTTAAAATGTTTAATAGAGCTGAGGAGACTCAAACAGGGGTCGATTCTTTCACTTTTGCCAGCCTTTTAAGTGCAGCAGCCAGTCTTGGCGCTGTCGGGAAGGGTGAGGAAATGCACGCTCGGTTGATGAAGTCAGGGTTTAGTTCAAACCTAAGGGTTTGTAACGCTTTGATTTCAATGTATTCACGGTGTGGAGACATAGAAGCAGCGGCTCGTGTTTTCAACAAAATGGTGGAACGCAATGTGATATCATGGACTTCGATTATCACCGGTTATGCAAAACACGGCCTTGCAACAAGGGCCCTGGAGAagtttgatcaaatgcttgaagCTGGCGTGAAGCCAAATGAAGTCACGTATATTGCTGTTTTATCAGCTTGTAGTCATGTTGGAATGATTGAAGAGGGTCTACAACACCTCAATTCAATGTACCAAGAGCACAAGCTAACCCCAAAAATGGAACATTATGCATGTGTAGTTGATTTATTAGGGAGGTCGGGGTCACTTGAAAAGGCCATGGATTTCATAAATTCAATGCCTTTCAAGGCTGATGCTTTAGTATGGCGCACATTACTTGGAGCCTGCCAAGTCCATGGAAATACAGAACTAGGAAAACTATGTGCAAAAATGATTACTGAGCAGGATGTAGATGATCCGTCCGCTTATATATTATTATCCAATTTGTATGCTTCAAAAGGTGAATGGGAAAAGGTAGCTGAAATCCGTAAGACCATGAAAGAAAGGAACTTAATCAAGGAAGCAGGCTGTAGTTGGATAGAAGCCGACAACCAAACTCACAAATTCTATGTTGGGGATACTTGTCATCCTCGTGCGCATGAAATATACAAAGAATTAGATCAGTTGGTAACAGATATAAAGAAACTTGGATACGTTCCTGATACTAGTTTCGTTCTTCATGAGGTTgatgagaaagaaaaagaaggaTACTTGGTTCAGCACAGTGAGAAGATTGCTGTGGCATTTGGGCTAATCAGCATGTCGAAAATGAAACCAATAAGGGTGTTCAAGAATCTTAGGGTTTGTGGTGATTGTCACACAGCAATGAAGTATATATCAATGGCAAGGGAAAAAGAAATTGTGGTTAGAGATTCAAATAGATTCCATCATTTCAAGAATGGATCATGTTCTTGCAATGATTACTGGTGA
- the LOC139861323 gene encoding plastidial pyruvate kinase 4, chloroplastic encodes MMCAVASLNIATNNASNYATYTTEASSFVSPNLHDKLLYLSRGIDAKRLVSRRKIVPNLRGRKGALPLTFIASAIRNGNEEHEVIVGATAFSDDQSLAISDNSSNTSDSDKEIVASSLYLSEDRSQHAHILSNHGNLLDKLKAVRMHALAMEQWNASLLKLCHTRHVVSAVNLIHYLALTSLDVNQIKDDLSSVGLLNLETINPYVIASLSAGIQMLEDVTSTSSDDSDEIASEKSFNKYTDRSMMTNKANFNRDYLIGPLQDKKTHIMVTVGEEAIANETFIGDILKKGTTIIRINCAHGDPSVWSEIIRRVKMNSQVLEKPCRILMDLAGPKLRTGRMTAGPPVMKISPKKNACGNVINPAQVWVAQKGAGPPPAHVSPDVVIYVDGQDFLTKLEVGDTVRFSDARGKQRLFKISKKFHVFNGVGFMADCTKTCYVQNGTKLLYAKGNKKRRSVGFVVDVPPVESFVRLREGDLLVITRDSSNQQHDMFDTPRVTCSSGYLFDSVKPGEPIAFDDGKIWGVIKGTSMSEIVVSITRAGPRGTKLGSEKSINIPESKIQYEGLTSKDIIDLDFVGTNADIVGISFVRNVDDIVLLRREVKKRKLEKLGIVLKIETKDAVKNLPVMILEAMKLPNPLGVMIARGDLAVECGWEMMGDIQEQILCICSAAHVPVIWATQVLESLVKTGVPSRAEITDVACGTRASCIMLNKGKHILEAITTLDIILKSSSSSTKVKAQVKPLVLSNHLS; translated from the exons ATGATGTGTGCTGTAGCTTCACTTAACATCGCCACCAACAATGCCTCAAATTAT GCAACTTACACAACTGAAGCATCGTCGTTTGTATCCCCAAACTTACATGACAAACTCCTGTATTTGTCACGTGGAATTGATGCCAAAAGATTAGTTTCTCGGAGGAAAATAGTCCCGAATCTAAGGGGCCGTAAAGGAGCACTTCCACTGACCTTTATCGCATCTGCTATACGAAATGGAAATGAGGAACATGAAGTCATTGTAGGTGCTACTGCTTTCTCTGATGATCAATCACTTGCGATTTCAGACAACAGTAGCAACACTAGTGATTCAGACAAGGAAATCGTTGCTTCTTCACTATATCTAAGTGAAGATCGCTCGCAGCATGCTCATATTTTGAGTAACCATGGAAACCTTCTAGATAAACTAAAAGCTGTTCGTATGCATGCTTTAGCAATGGAACAGTGGAATGCTTCCCTGCTAAAACTGTGTCACAC ACGGCATGTCGTGAGTGCTGTGAACCTGATACACTATTTGGCTCTTACAAGTCTTGATGTTAACCAGATAAAAGATGACCTCTCTTCAGTGGGCCTTTTGAACTTGGAGACGATCAATCCGTACGTCATTGCAAGCCTTTCTGCAGGTATTCAGATGTTGGAAGACGTAACTTCCACCTCTTCAGATGATAGTGATGAAATAGCCAGTGAAAAAAGTTTCAACAAATATACCGACAGAAGTATGATGACAAATAAGGCAAATTTTAATAGGGATTATCTAATTGGCCCACTTCAAGATAAAAAAACTCATATCATGGTCACAGTTGGTGAAGAAGCCATAGCCAATGAAACATTTATTGGTGATATACTGAAAAAAGGCACCACAATCATTCGAATCAACTGTGCTCACGGGGATCCAAGCGTTTGGAGTGAGATTATCAGAAGAGTGAAGATGAACTCTCAGGTGTTGGAGAAACCGTGCCGTATACTCATGGATTTGGCTGGACCGAAGCTACGAACCGGTAGGATGACTGCTGGTCCACCTGTcatgaaaatatctccaaagaagAATGCATGTGGAAATGTGATTAACCCTGCTCAGGTTTGGGTGGCTCAAAAAGGAGCGGGTCCACCACCTGCTCACGTATCTCCCGATGTGGTTATATATGTTGACGGTCAAGATTTTCTCACAAAGCTTGAAGTTGGTGATACTGTTAGATTCAGTGATGCTAGAGGAAAACAAAGGTTGTTTAAGATTTCGAAAAAATTTCATGTTTTTAATGGTGTGGGATTCATGGCTGATTGTACCAAGACTTGTTATGTTCAAAACGGAACAAAATTGTTGTATGCCAAAGGGAACAAGAAAAGGCGGTCAGTTGGATTTGTGGTTGATGTCCCTCCAGTAGAGTCCTTTGTTAGATTGAGAGAAGGAGATTTGCTTGTGATAACACGAGATAGCTCAAACCAACAACACGACATGTTTGACACTCCTAGAGTGACTTGTTCCTCTGGTTATCTGTTTGACTCGGTCAAACCTGGAGAGCCTATTGCTTTTGATGATGGGAAGATATGGGGAGTTATCAAAGGGACTAGTATGTCAGAAATAGTTGTTTCTATTACTCGTGCTGGTCCACGTGGTACTAAACTTGGTTCAGAGAAATCAATTAACATCCCAGAGAGCAAAATTCAGTATGAAGGGTTGACTTCAAAAGATATAATTGATCTTGACTTTGTTGGTACCAATGCGGACATTGTTGGGATTTCATTTGTTCGAAATGTTGATGATATTGTTTTGCTTCGACGAGAAGTTAAGAAGAGGAAACTTGAGAAGTTGGGGATCGTTTTAAAGATTGAAACTAAAGATGCGGTTAAAAACTTGCCAGTCATGATTTTAGAGGCGATGAAGCTACCAAATCCTTTGGGAGTTATGATTGCTAGAGGAGATCTTGCAGTTGAGTGTGGATGGGAGATGATGGGGGATATTCAAGAACAGATACTGTGTATATGCAGTGCAGCACATGTGCCTGTTATTTGGGCAACACAAGTACTGGAGTCGCTAGTAAAGACTGGTGTTCCTTCCAGAGCTGAGATAACGGATGTAGCATGTGGAACAAG GGCAAGTTGCATAATGTTGAACAAAGGAAAGCATATATTGGAAGCTATCACCACTTTGGATATCATATTAAAAAGCAGCAGCAGCTCTACCAAGGTCAAGGCACAAGTCAAACCTCTTGTATTATCCAACCATCTCTCTTAG
- the LOC139862050 gene encoding uncharacterized protein: MVKKKVLENSLENSAQNSLEKSAREPSARKHVTARKLELLENSNLLENSNCSKTRICSKTRIAREILLKNLRVSINAFGRQSFTTFQKYTSAIRKLADGLSPDALDEYLHMSEQTSGIYLDNFCKGIIDSYKSRYMRSPTTTDVARLYSAHEGKHRFKGQYIRGDHKKPTIMLEAVASYDLWIWHAFFGMTSFNNDINVLNQSPVFDALKNGTAPSAAFEVNGHQYTKGYYLADGIYPDWATLIQGMSCPTDEPSI, encoded by the exons ATGGTGAAGAAGAAGGTGCTCGaaaactcgctcgaaaacagtgctcaAAACTCGCTCGAAAAGagtgctcgagaaccttctgctcgaaaacATGTTACTGCTCGAAAACTCGAATTGCTCGAAAACTCGAATTTGCTCGAAAACTCGAATTGCTCGAAAACTCGAATTTGCTCGAAAACTCGAATTGCTCGAgaaattttgctcaaaaaccttAG AGTAAGTATTAATGCATTTGGTAGGCAGTCGTTTACTACTTTTCAAAAGTATACTTCGGCTATACGTAAGTTGGCTGATGGATTGAGCCCTGATGCTCTCGATGAATATTTGCATATGAGTGAGCAAACATCAGGAATATATTTAGACAACTTTTGTAAAGGTATTATTGATTCATATAAAAGTCGATACATGAGATCTCCCACAACAACTGATGTTGCACGATTATATAGTGCACACGAGGGGAAGCATAGATTCAAGG GACAATACATTAGGGGTGATCACAAGAAACCGACGATTATGCTTGAAGCGGTGGCTTCATATGACTTGTGGATTTGGCATGCTTTTTTCGGAATGACAAGTTTCAACAATGATATCAATGTTTTGAATCAGTCACCCGTTTTTGATGCACTAAAGAACGGAACTGCTCCATCTGCAGCATTTGAGGTAAATGGCCATCAATACACCAAAGGTTATTACCTTGCCGATGGTATATATCCCGATTGGGCGACACTGATCCAAGGAATGTCGTGCCCCACAGATGAACCAAGTATTTAG